The Miscanthus floridulus cultivar M001 chromosome 7, ASM1932011v1, whole genome shotgun sequence genome includes a region encoding these proteins:
- the LOC136465267 gene encoding uncharacterized protein — MERPWLILRRVLDVVPPGLHAGAEEQHAGVEEAEEHDVAAEDAAAQAQAQAQEEDAAIEAQIQLEESVVDVNTDEMASVLAHAAMDAFAPDFTITIARPPWVSSLFVRLHSHPDPARPDMYPYIIATGRFCLLVHFAIAPSYGTNFDQEPDNSHLVVVRHFLRDDDGAEIDACAVHIPERPFYDFVNLPALSNIESVGLVCNQETGHFQIAELIVTTGAPQAVVVLYTTGVWYGNMYVNPLLARDRHRNWVPHGTVTINSTVFWFDLSWGIISCDLSQPDLLQVLNFHRLPPGRVLRAGAGALLDLHCRRCIAVSENLVRYVEIILSPHGHGAATVNMWYRDMEDNPWQWVMNYTESFEDIWDHESYDLTGLPPNPPTLVGVSPVNSNVVYFSLNQRLFGVNVPEHTVVDCEQYDPLNRPGPDDEPVTSRYLITWNLDADGAINEGHQPDDPSDHGDSSDSGPMDEGEIDYETPPE; from the exons ATGGAGAGGCCTTGGCTGATCCTACGCCGCGTACTCGACGTCGTCCCGCCCGGCTTGCACGCGGGCGCGGAGGAGCAGCACGCGggggtcgaggaagccgaggAGCACGACGTCGCAGCCGAGGACGCGgcggcgcaggcgcaggcgcaggcgcaggaGGAGGACGCGGCGATAGAGGCGCAGATACAGCTGGAGGAGAGCGTCGTGGACGTGAACACGGACGAAATGGCGTCGGTGTTGGCGCACGCGGCGATGGACGCGTTCGCCCCCGACTTCACCATCACGATCGCGCGGCCGCCGTGGGTCTCCTCCCTCTTCGTGCGCCTCCATTCCCACCCCGACCCGGCGAGACCCGACATGTACCCCTACATCATTGCCACCGGGCGCTTCTGCCTCCTCGTCCACTTCGCCATCGCGCCCTCCTACGGCACCAACTTCGACCAGGAACCCGACAACAGCCACCTCGTCGTGGTGCGCCACTTCCTCAGGGACGACGACGGTGCCGAGATCGATGCGTGCGCCGTGCACATACCCGAGCGCCCCTTCTACGACTTCGTCAACCTGCCCGCCCTAAGCAACATCGAGAGCGTCGGCCTCGTCTGCAACCAAGAAACAGGTCACTTCCAGATTGCCGAGCTCATTGTTACCACGGGTGCTCCACAAGCCGTCGTCGTCCTCTACACCACCGGCGTCTGGTATGGGAACATGTATGTTAACCCCTTATTAGCGAGGGACCGCCACCGGAATTGGGTACCCCACGGCACAGTCACCATCAACAGCACGGTCTTCTGGTTCGACCTCTCGTGGGGGATCATCAGCTGCGACCTCTCCCAACCGGACCTGCTGCAGGTGCTGAACTTCCACCGCCTCCCGCCTGGTCGTGTCCtccgagccggagccggagccctgCTGGACCTCCACTGCAGGCGCTGCATCGCTGTAAGCGAGAACTTGGTGCGGTACGTGGAGATCATCCTCAGCCCCCACGGCCACGGAGCGGCGACGGTGAACATGTGGTATCGAGACATGGAGGACAATCCATGGCAATGGGTAATGAACTATACGGAAAGCTTCGAGGACATCTGGGACCACGAAAGCTACGACCTGACCGGGCTGCCGCCGAACCCTCCCACGCTCGTGGGCGTCTCCCCGGTGAACTCCAATGTGGTCTACTTCTCCCTGAACCAGCGATTGTTCGGCGTCAATGTGCCCGAGCACACGGTGGTGGACTGTGAGCAATATGATCCGCTGAACAGGCCAGGGCCGGACGACGAGCCGGTCACAAGTCGCTACCTCATCACTTGGAACCTGGATGCGGATGGAG CAATAAACGAGGGGCATCAGCCAGATGATCCTTCAGACCATGGGGATTCAAGTGATAGTGGACCGATGGACGAAGGGGAGATCGACTACGAGACACCGCCGGAATGA